In Cutaneotrichosporon cavernicola HIS019 DNA, chromosome: 1, one DNA window encodes the following:
- the QDR1 gene encoding uncharacterized protein (Major Facilitator Superfamily) — translation MSKPPSPRRSHSDPGLERLDTRLSSDEGYVPSLPSTPPRPTIERTQTNGSGKPYSAFDERTKWTVAALGGVAAVFSPISSNIFVPIIPLLAKEFNRSEQDITLAVTVYLVCQAVTPSFFGAASDSYGRRPIFLITMVIYLGANIGLSLMPTSAYWLLLLLRSVQSIGGSAVISIGAGAVADIAAPRERGKYMAIFTCGAMIGPAIGPFLGGLLAQTLGWRSVFWFLTIATICVMVPFLFFYPETLRSIVGDGSIPPPPLNASPIALWHMHQQKKAGVEPDPIDRPLHKKYNPLSAFLILFTPELLIIFVFVSLPYLEFYCLLTVFSTALKDSYHLSELQIGLCYLPGGAGTITSALLNGKQLDWYYQREERRVGGEHRKKPDTFRLELTRIRCMYPFMAVFCSAAIALGWCLQARAPLAATLVMQFLVGLGTGTISTATIYGQDILPGKGGAVSASLNLVRCAFGALGTGVIQLMYTALGAGWTFVLLSGICVAGTPLSFVVIRYGKGWRDAREARAAAKRAKKSVSINLGERKEARADVCQEGEEKAQRS, via the exons ATGAGCaagccgccctcgccacgACGGTCACACAGTGACCCaggccttgagcgcctAGATacgcgcttgagctcggaCGAGGGGTACGTTCCGTCACTGCCCTCAACcccacctcgtcccacGATCGAGCGAACACAAACAAATGGCTCAGGTAAGCCATACTCTGCCTTTGACGAGCGCACAAAGTGGACCGTAGCGGCActgggcggcgtcgcggccgtCTTCTCGCCCATCAGC TCCAACATCTTCGTGCCCATCATCCCGCTCTTGGCGAAAGAGTTCAACCGGAGCGAGCAAGATATCACCCTCGCCGTGACGGTCTATCTCGTGTGCCAAGCCGTGACGCCGTCCTTTTTCGGTGCTGCAAGCGACAGTTATGGCCGTCGACCCATATTCCTCATCACAATGGTCATTTACCTTGGCGCAAACATCGGGCTCTCGCTCATGCCTACGTCTGCGTACTGGCTCCTCCTATTGCTGCGATCCGTGCAAAGCATTGGCGGCAGCGCTGTGATATCCatcggcgccggcgctgtTGCCGACATTGCCGCGCcaagggagaggggaaAGTACATGGCTATCTTTACTTGTGGTGCAATGATCGGGCCGGCCATCGGGCCGTTCTTGGGCGGTCTGTTGGCTCAGACTCTCGGATGGCGCTCCGTGTTCTGGTTCCTCACCATCGCTACGATCTGCGTCATGGTCCCATTTCTCTT CTTTTATCCCGAAACACTGAGGAGTATTGTCGGGGACGGGTCGATACCCCCGCCACCTCTCAACGCTTCCCCGATCGCATTGTGGCACATGCACCAACAAAAGAAGGCTGGCGTCGAGCCAGATCCCATCGACCGCCCACTACACAAGAAATACAACCCTCTCTCAGCCTTTTTGATCCTCTTCACGCCCGagctcctcatcatcttcGTATTCGTTTCCCTCCCTTACCTCGAATTCTACTGCCTCCTGACCGTCTTCTCAACAGCCCTCAAGGACAGCTACCACCTCTCGGAACTGCAGATCGGTCTCTGTTACCTCCCCGGTGGGGCTGGTACTATTACCAGTGCCCTCCTAAATGGCAAGCAGCTGGACTGGTATTAccagcgcgaggagagACGAGTTGGCGGTGAACATCGAAAAAAGCCAGATACGTTCCGCCTCGAACTGACCCGCATACGTTGCATGTACCCCTTCATGGCCGTGTTTTGTAGCGCAGCCATCGCACTCGGCTGGTGTCTCCAAGCACGAGCCCCCTTGGCCGCCACGCTGGTCATGCAGTTCCTCGTGGGCCTGGGAACGGGAACGATTAGCACAGCAACGATTTACGGGCAGGACATCTTACCTGGAAAGGGAGGGGCTGTTAGTGCGAGTTTGAACCTCGTACGATGCGCTTTTGGGGCATTGGGAACCGGCGTCAT CCAACTCATGTATACCGCATTGGGGGCGGGGTGGACGTTTGTGCTCCTCTCTGGCATCTGTGTTGCTGGCACGCCCCTCTCCTTTGTGGTGATTCGGTATGGCAAGGGGTGGCGGGACGCTCGAGAGGCCCGGGCGGCAGCGAAGCGTGCCAAGAAGAGTGTGAGCATCAACTTGggcgagaggaaggaggcaAGGGCCGACGTGTGTcaggagggcgaggagaaggcgcagAGATCATGA
- the rpl8 gene encoding uncharacterized protein (Ribosomal protein L7Ae/L30e/S12e/Gadd45 family): MPKAATSKSKKPASAPYGTKVAKKAPQNPLFEKRSRTFGIGGDLPPQRDMTRFVKWPEYVRLQRQRVILNQRLKVPPAIAQFSNTLDKNTATQVFQLLNKYKPESTQEKKARLQAEAEAKTKGEKTETKKPVVVKYGLNHVVALVEAKKAQLVLIADDVDPIELVVFLPALCRKMGVPYAIVKGKARLGLTVNKKTSAVAALTEVRSEDEKTLANVVSAVNSFNETHKDAARHWGGGIRGNKSKAKLIKRARKAGQDMKTVHLDL, encoded by the exons ATG CCCAAGGCCGCTACCTCCAAGTCCAAGAagcccgcctcggcgccttACGGCACCAAGGTCGCCAAGAAGGCTCCCCAGAACCCCCTCTTCGAGAAGCGCTCGCGCACTTTCGGCATTGGCGGTGACCTCCCCCCTCAGCGCGACATGACCCGCTTCGTCAAGTGGCCCGAGTACGTCCGcctccagcgccagcgTGTCATCCTCAACCAGCGCCTCAAGGTTCCCCCCGCCATTGCCCAGTTCTCCAACACCCTTGACAAGAACACCGCTACCCAGGTCTTCCAGCTTCTTAACAAGTACAAGCCCGAGTCGACccaggagaagaaggctcgtctccaggccgaggctgaggccaagaccaagggcgagaagacCGAGACCAAGAAGCCCGTCGTCGTTAAGTACGGCCTCAACCACGTTGtcgcccttgtcgaggccaagaaggctcagctcgtcctcattgccgacgacgttgaCCCCATTGAGCTTgtcgtcttcctccccgCTCTCTGCCGCAAGATGGGTGTCCCCTACGCCATtgtcaagggcaaggctCGCCTCGGTCTTACCGTCAACAAGAAGACTtcggccgtcgccgccctcaccgAGGTCCGctcggaggacgagaagaccctcgccaacgtcgTCTCGGCCGTCAACTCGTTCAACGAGACCCACAAGGACGCCGCTCGCCACTGGGGCGGTGGTATCCGTGGCAACAAgtccaaggccaagctcatcaagcGTGCCCGCAAGGCCGGCCAGGACATGAAGAccgtccacctcgacctctaA
- a CDS encoding uncharacterized protein (Ribosomal L38e protein family), whose amino-acid sequence MPQQITDIKRFLEIARRKDAVAARIKKTVVQPKHKGPAITKAQKAAAKPHTVTKFKVRCSKYLYTLVLHDAEKAEKLKQSLPPGLKVDEIAKAAPKKK is encoded by the exons ATG CCGCAGCAGATCACCGACATCAAGCGCTTCCTCGAGATCGCTCGCCGCAAGGACGCCGTCG CCGCGCGCATCAAGAAGACGGTCGTCCAGCCCAAGCACAAGGGCCCCGCCATCACCAAGGCGCAGAAggcggccgccaagcccCACACCGTGACCAAGTTCAAGGTCCGCTGCTCCAAGTACCTGTacaccctcgtcctccacgacgccgagaaggccgagaagctcaAGCAGTCGCTTCCCCCTGGgctcaaggtcgacgagatcgccaaggccgcccCCAAGAAGAAGTAG
- the MMM1 gene encoding uncharacterized protein (Component of the ERMES MDM complex, which serves as a molecular tether to connect the endoplasmic reticulum and mitochondria. Components of this complex are involved in the control of mitochondrial shape and protein biogenesis and may function in phospholipid exchange. The MDM12-MMM1 subcomplex functions in the major beta-barrel assembly pathway that is responsible for biogenesis of all outer membrane beta-barrel proteins, and acts in a late step after the SAM complex. The MDM10-MDM12-MMM1 subcomplex further acts in the TOM40-specific pathway after the action of the MDM12-MMM1 complex. Essential for establishing and maintaining the structure of mitochondria and maintenance of mtDNA nucleoids): MSTLLGPIPGPAAWTFTQGFLFGQATVILLGLLFVRYVVFSAADAVDPVAWRQRRQERAKKALLSTTAVPPPPTSYLLDNTGYDMSTHPAESADWINVVGAQILQGYRNDLLSSGGEEGARKQFERWLNPPGRTLSWLDPIEVTSVNLGKTFPLLSNARMRPADDQGRIRCEIDVDFADSISLIISTAVVVNFPRPRFAVLPVQIGVELVSVGGTLSVQIHHPKDDRQHLHVCLLPDFHLNLKTTSLLGSRAKLQDIPKLEQLILARLRAVIQDRFVFPHHLTFGLPRLLSRPEPDAVPVIPTETDLRTVALTVMSQGIGRLGQDLADRVAALAPTDSASAMASEDIDTSASTVDAEDDEIIIAEEIERAPRRLPPQLAPVRPGNVSSASSGAPGPAGSVSVSSAVPSMTKEEVRRRMPPLAGERRMGALNSHTS, encoded by the exons ATGTCCACCCTCCTTGGCCCCATCCCCGGCCCCGCCGCCTGGACGTTCACCCAAGGCTTCCTCTTCGGACAGGCGAccgtcatcctccttggcctcctctTCGTGCGCTATGTCGtcttctccgccgccgATGCCGTTGATCCCGTTGCCtggcgccagcgccgccaaGAGCGGGCCAAG AAAGCCCtcttgtcgacgacggccgTACCCCCGCCCCCGACGAGTTACCTTCTTGACAACACAGGGTATGACATGTCGACGCATCCCGCCGAGTCGGCAGACTGGATCAACGTCGTCGGTGCCCAAATCCTCCAGGGATACCGGAATGACCTACTGAGCAGtgggggcgaggagggcgcgcgcAAGCAGTTTGAACGCTGGCTCAACCCGCCTGGCCGCACACTGTCATGGCTT gaCCCGATCGAGGTGACGTCTgtcaacctcggcaagACGTTCCCTCTACTGTCGAATGCGAGAATGCGCCCCGCCGACGACCAGGGGAGGATCCGGTGTGAGATCGACGTAGACTTTGCCGACAGTATAAGTCTGATCATCTCGACTGCCGTAGTAGTCAACTTTCCGCGCCCGCGCTTCGCAGTCCTCCCTGTCCAGATTggtgtcgagctcgtctcgGTAGGCGGTACGCTGAGCGTGCAGATTCACCACCCAAAGGACGACAGACAGCACCTACACGTGTGTCTCCTCCCCGACTTCCACCTCAACTTGAAGACGACCAGTCTGTTGGGAAGCAGGGCAAAGTTGCAAG acaTTCCCAAGCTCGAACAACTTATCTTGGCTCGGTTGCGCGCGGTGATCCAGGACCGATTCGTCTTCCCGCACCACCTGACCTTTGGCCTTCCGCGTCTGCTGTCACGCCCGGAGCCCGACGCCGTGCCAGTGATCCCGACAGAGACGGACCTGCGTACAGTCGCGTTGACCGTGATGTCGCAAGGCATCGGGCGGCTGGGGCAGGACTTGGCAGACAGAGtggcggcgctcgcgccgaCAGACAGTGCGagcgcgatggcgagcgaAGACATCGACACGAGTGCGTCGACAGTagatgccgaggacgacgagattatcatcgccgaggagattgagcgtgcaccgcgccgcctgccACCGCAGTTGGCGCCGGTGCGGCCAGGTAACGTGAGCTCGGCATCTAGCGGCGCGCCCGGCCCTGCGGGAagcgtgagcgtgagctcggcggtgCCGTCCAtgaccaaggaggaggtgcggcGACGCATGCCGCCCCTGGCGGGCGAGCGGCGGATGGGCGCTCTCAACTCGCATACAAGCTAG
- a CDS encoding uncharacterized protein (cytochrome b5): protein MAATYSLADLKTHKTRKSLWLSIHHSVYDVTKFIDEHPGGDEVLLEEAGRDATEAFEDVGHSDEARELLKTLLIGKLNQDDVGNLKKAPGVNQSVNKGPSGSQLPLFVVLALIVAFIAWKAGYLG, encoded by the exons ATGGCCGCAACGTACTCGCTCGCAGACCTCAAGACGCACAAGACGCGCAAGAGCCTCTGGctctccatccaccatAGCGTATACGACGTGACCAAGTTTATTGAcgag CACCCcggaggcgacgaggtgctcctcgaggaggctgggcGTGATGCTACCGAGGCGTTCGAGGATGTCGGGCactcggacgaggcgcgcgaaCTCCTCAAGACGCTCCTGATTGGCAAGCTGAACCAGGATGATGTG GGCAATCTCAAGAAGGCGCCGGGCGTCAACCAGTCGGTCAACAAGGGCCCAAGTGGCAGCCAGCT GCCCCTCTTCGTcgtgctcgccctcatcgtcgcGTTCATCGCGTGGAAGGCCGGGTACCTTGGCTAG
- the SMF1 gene encoding uncharacterized protein (Natural resistance-associated macrophage protein): MFMSRIRAVPRILKRHTAFIGPGLVAAVAYVDPGNWATDLEAGARWGYKLLFIVFLAGLAAICLQVMSVRLGAVTSKSLPRNTRELILSWEARWPQHRRWFRALLYSLWVIAEIAIIATDLAELIGSAIALNLLFPKLPLFAGVLITAVDVMIVLIFFRSDSGRQGMLLFEIVIVTLVLAVFISFMILLDMVKPVWRDVFHGLVPSKTLFSPGALYVGIGIIGATVMPHALFLGSALAGVDRLNMLPRPPKRRREPINNRLPALNPAAAIRRRLRVQRQDTDPEIPLEPVEGHEPTAASTSAAPSAAPSPLVIAKSTDKDDEYEAKMEEYEKEIRKFDRIRWVKLHVGHASIDTGASLLGFALTINSAILTLAGATFFYGDTGASADQADINGAHKLVSEYVGNAAGIIFALALLCAGQSASITATLAGQIVSEGFLEWKISPMLRRLITRLIGVVPAAIVASSVGNKGLNTMLVASQVILCLVLPTVTIPLVYLCSRKDIMAVEGPVDEDPGPCNSNDDEGTNKAEAEECDIADCGNCDAGPCPRPVSPSSLLPCHSAPHSRAPTPPAVEEELAPGRRREYFTSPKWYSGLGWVLNGVLILANGYVIVTLAMGQS, encoded by the exons ATGTTCATGTCCCGTATTAGGGCAGTGCCGCGCATCCTTAAGCG CCACACCGCGTTCATTGGGCCCGGTCTCGTCGCGGCAGTCGCGTATGTCGATCCAGGTAACTGGGCGACCGACCTCGAAGCCGGCGCGCGCTGGGGATACAAG CTCCTTTtcatcgtcttcctcgctgGTCTTGCCGCAATATGCCTCCAGGTTATGAGTGTGCGCCTGGGTGCGGTCACGTCCAAGAGCCTGCCGCGGAATACCCGCGAACTCATCCTCAGCTGGGAGGCTCGCTGGCCACAGCACCGCCGCTGGTTCCGTGCCCTTCTCTACAGCCTCTGGGTCATCGCTGAGATTGCCATCATTGCCACGGATCTGGCGGAGCTGATTGGATCTGCTATTGCTCTCAACCT CCTCTTTCCCAAGCTGCCCCTCTTCGCCGGTGTGCTCATCACCGCCGTTGATGTCATGATCGtcctcatcttcttccGCTCCGACTCGGGGCGGCAGGGCATGCTTCTCTTCGAGATTGTGATTGtcacgctcgtcctcgccgtgtTCATTAGCTTTAtgatcctcctcgacatggTCAAGCCTGTGTGGCGCGACGTTTTCCACGGCCTCGTCCCGTCCAAG accCTCTTCTCGCCAGGCGCGCTGTACGTCGGTATCGGTATCATCGGCGCGACTGTAATGCCGCACGCACTGTTCCTTGGTTCCGCACTGGCTGGTGTAGACCGACTTAATATGCTCCCGCGTCCACCTAAGCGGAGGCGCGAGCCCATCAACAACCGCCTTCCAGCGCTTAACCCGGCGGCCGCcatccgccgccgcctccgtgTCCAGCGGCAGGACACCGACCCCGAGATTCCCCTCGAACCAGTCGAAGGTCATGAACCCACGGCTGCttccacctcggcggctCCCTCGGCTGCTCCCTCTCCACTTGTTATTGCCAAGAGCACGGATAAGGACGATGAGTacgaggccaagatggaggagtACGAGAAGGAGATCCGCAAGTTTGACCGGATCAGATGGGTCAAGCTGCACGTGGGACACGCTAGTATCGACACTGGCGCCTCGCTCCTCGGTTTTGCGTTGACCATCAACTCGGCGATCCTGACATTGGCCGGAGCGACGTTCTTCTACGGTGACACGGGGGCGAGCGCCGACCAGGCCGACATCAACGGTGCACACAAGCTCGTGTCCGAGTACGTGGGCAACGCGGCAGGAATCATCTTTGCGCTGGCTCTCCTATGTGCGGGACAAAGCGCGAGTATCACCGCCACGCTGGCTGGTCAGATCGTGTCAGAGGGCTTCCTCGAGTGGAAGATTAGCCCGATGTTGCGCCGCCTCATCACCCGCCTGATTGGTGTCGTGCCGGCTGCCATTGTCGCGTCATCTGTTGGAAACAAGGGGTTGAACACGATGCTCGTCGCCTCGCAGGTCATCCTCTGCCTTGTGCTGCCGACCGTCACTATCCCCCTCGTCTACTTGTGCTCCCGGAAGGACATCATGGCCGTCGAGGGGCcagtcgacgaggacccAGGCCCGTGCAACTCgaatgatgatgagggCACCAACAAggctgaggccgaggagtgCGACATCGCTGACTGCGGCAACTGCGACGCTGGCCCCTGTCCGCGTCCCGTGTCTCCGTCCTCGCTCTTGCCCTGCCACTCGGCACCCCATTCGCGCGCGCCCACACCCCCAGCGGTAGAGGAAGAACTTGCACCGGGCCGTCGGCGTGAATACTTCACCTCACCCAAGTGGTACTCTGGCCTCGGGTGGGTTCTTAACggcgtcctcatcctcgcgAACGGGTACGTCATCGTGACACTGGCGATGGGGCAGTCGTAG
- a CDS encoding uncharacterized protein (Amidohydrolase family): MKTTHFKNGRIFTSTADGTLHDSLVIAGDKVVFVGTASDATSHSPSEVVDLEGKVVLPGIIDAHSHLMLLGGSLTKVDCLGKSIPQIQAAIKERYESDSNASTVLGCQFQYDAIVELPHKKYLDEVCPDKPCIIDNSSLHSVWLNSAAMSAMGITNDTPNPKGGEFVRDEAGELTGYFRETAVVDYVWPWVAAQTSLAQRESMLGRVFDAYLATGVTGAVDLATVPDDLAALEAYAAHHGRLPIRIACHWLIRPNGTDESRAAQVLEAAAHRDRLSHLAPWLSVAGIKIISDGVVDSCTAFLRDPYPNGETPGPIWPGDELQKVITLADSLDLQVACHAIGDAAVDQALDAFEAAIEANGPRERRRHRIEHLELVGADAIPRLARLGVVASMQPVHADPVKVVNWDAQLAHGCRCDRKFPWKEFEDANADVAFGSDAPTAPYHPLPNLYTATTRLSAINPSLPDPVDERTKSLAKLCVSLETAVRYYTAGGAYSMRADKEIGTLEPGKSADFAVLAIDPFDGRLDSLRKAQKGVAETWVAGQKVWTKGA, translated from the coding sequence ATGAAGACGACACACTTCAAGAACGGGCGCATCTTCACAAGCACCGCCGATGGGACGCTGCACGACTCCCTCGTAATCGCGGGCGACAAGGTCGTCTTTGTCGGCACCGCGTCCGACGCGACCTCGCACTCTCCATCCGAGGTAGTCGACTTGGAGGGCAAAGTCGTGCTTCCAGGCATAATCGACGCCCACTCACACCTCATGCTTCTCGGAGGGAGCTTGACCAAAGTCGACTGTCTGGGCAAGTCGATCCCCCAGATCCAAGCAGCCATCAAGGAGCGATACGAGTCGGACTCAAACGCGTCGACAGTGCTCGGCTGCCAGTTCCAATACGATGCCATTGTCGAGCTGCCCCACAAGAAATACTTGGACGAAGTGTGTCCCGACAAGCCGTGCATTATCGACAATTCCTCCCTCCACTCTGTGTGGCTCAACAGCGCCGCCATGAGTGCAATGGGGATAACAAACGACACGCCCAATCCCAAGGGCGGCGAGTTTGTGCGCGACGAAGCGGGAGAGTTGACGGGATATTTCCGCGAAACTGCTGTTGTGGATTACGTCTGGCCGTGGGTCGCTGCCCAAACTAGCCTGGCCCAGCGTGAGAGCATGCTTGGAAGAGTGTTTGACGCGTACCTCGCCACCGGAGTGACTGGGGCGGTTGACTTGGCCACGGTGcccgacgacctcgccgcgtTGGAGGCCTACGCGGCCCACCATGGTCGGTTACCGATCCGTATCGCTTGTCACTGGCTCATCCGACCTAATGGGACAGACGAGAGCCGTGCCGCCCAAGTCCTCGAAGCGGCCGCGCATCGTGACCGCCTCTCCCATCTTGCGCCATGGCTATCCGTCGCCGGCATCAAGATTATCAGCGACGGCGTAGTCGATTCATGCACGGCCTTTCTCCGTGATCCCTATCCAAACGGCGAGACGCCAGGCCCCATCTGGCCCGGCGACGAGTTGCAGAAAGTCATCACTCTGGCCGACAGCCTCGATTTGCAAGTGGCATGCCATGCGATCGGGGACGCGGCGGTCGACCAGGCCCTCGATGCTTTCGAGGCCGCTATTGAGGCTAATGGACCGCGCGAGAGACGGCGGCATAGGatcgagcacctcgagtTGGTGGGCGCGGACGCGATTCCACGCCTggcccgcctcggcgtcgtcgcgtccATGCAGCCCGTGCATGCCGATCCCGTCAAGGTCGTCAACTGGGACGCTCAACTCGCCCACGGGTGCCGGTGCGATCGCAAGTTCCCGTGGAAGGAGTTTGAGGACGCCAATGCCGACGTCGCATTCGGAAGCGACGCTCCGACCGCACCATaccatcccctccccaacctctacaccgccaccacccggTTGAGCGCCATcaacccctccctccccgacCCCGTCGATGAGCGGACAAAGAgcctcgccaagctgtGCGTCAGCCTCGAGACGGCGGTGCGGTATTACACCGCCGGCGGAGCGTATTCCATGCGCGCGGATAAGGAGATCGGTACCCTCGAGCCAGGGAAGAGCGCCGACtttgccgtcctcgccatcgaTCCCTTCGatggccgcctcgactcACTCCGCAAGGCGCAGAAGGGCGTTGCCGAGACGTGGGTCGCAGGACAGAAGGTTTGGACAAAGGGGGCATAG
- a CDS encoding uncharacterized protein (NLI interacting factor-like phosphatase), translated as MRRLLPQLRNMTRPQARGRQPPREPTREFEAMHVDWRDARRSTWSSAPFQATYGAVYDEDDGPYQQDRSYQNRTTGGVNQPDQFDDRDGDWSRHNDGMNNGGQSNSNYNRRDRFSEGHAAEDRTKQAYSGSRHTAYKTTSYSSYQSDRPGPPTSQSPPSRGFSNRATPPGLVGKFRSHRNEYPRSSRTRDTFQLKPPRPLYIAYSCERYTTSGPAVPKLLVLDLNGALVYRNERGSTSRTAYPRPFLANFLSYLFGNDPDGRGYEVLVWSSAQPHNVRNMVESTFEPDLYRGVWKTEPHEEKEGSEEEGSEREGSEARGEGRLLNVWARDKMGLSQAAYRQKVQTVKDLRKVTDEFKAYDEKTTVLLDDSPLKAMHQPWSQVIIPEYDRPEFTKARSAADHLWSTTTDIGVTPTTADGSEEPGMDNILLGVIGILEALRGVDNVPGWVRAGHINTPEMIAEHPSHTITLADLPSDEGFVPWFKDAAAHAYWVKRGKEALARRRIPVTHGLMRDGHGATPKRLEAYKDALDRSGAGVEGRGRMQRSRDRQPIDTCQPPIVPSDVEVAELPDQTEDATKTRYKGKQNKSKKREQRKGQKVQADMEAANADPRKLREDSVLSVSDEPRDDLPPGSVPSPFFVTSSGTNTPNSDGRRYATWATQPSRPPEASASQDQAPRTLSPSPERDERAYSPSLPVDRLG; from the exons ATGCGCCGTCTTCTCCCACAACTGCGCAATATGACACGGCCACAGGCCCGCGGGCGACAACCTCCAAGAGAGCCGACACGCGAGTTCGAGGCCATGCACGTCGACTGGCGCGACGCAAGACGATCAACATGGTCCAGCGCTCCGTTCCAGGCGACGTATGGCGCCGTTtatgacgaggacgatggcCCGTACCAGCAGGACCGTTCATACCAAAATCGCACCACCGGGGGTGTGAACCAGCCAGACCAGTTCGACGATCGCGATGGTGACTGGTCCCGCCACAACGACGGCATGAACAACGGTGGTCAGAGCAACAGCAACTACAACCGTCGGGACCGCTTCTCTGAGGGACATGCTGCTGAGGACCGCACCAAGCAAGCCTACTCCGGCAGCAGGCATACAGCCTACAAAACCACAAGCTACTCCTCTTACCAGTCCGATCGCCCTGGCCCACCGACATCCCAAAGCCCTCCTTCGCGCGGGTTCAGCAACCGCGCGACGCCACCCGGGCTCGTTGGCAAGTTCCGCTCCCACCGGAACGAATAtccgcgcagctcgcgtACCCGCGACACGTTTCAGCTAAAACCTCCCCGACCGCTGTACATAGCGTACTCGTGCGAGCGTTACACCACTTCCGGCCCGGCGGTCcccaagctcctcgtcctcgatctcaACGGGGCGCTGGTATATCGCAACGAGAGAGGATCCACTTCCCGCACAGCATACCCTCgccccttcctcgccaacttCCTTTCTTATCTTTTCGGCAACGACCCCGACGGCCGTGGGTACGAGGTACTCGTGTGGTCGTCGGCGCAGCCACACAATGTGCGCAACATGGTCGAGTCGACGTTTGAACCGGACCTGTACAGAGGCGTGTGGAAAACGGAGCCGCAtgaagagaaggagggaagcgaggaggagggaagcgagagggagggaagcgaggcgcgaggcgagggccgcctcctcaacgTGTGGGCACGTGACAAGATGGGCCTCAGCCAGGCTGCGTATC GCCAAAAGGTCCAGACCGTCAAGGACCTACGCAAGGTCACGGACGAGTTCAAGGCGTacgacgagaagacgacagtgctgctcgacgacagccCTTTGAAGGCCATGCACCAGCCGTGGTCGCAGGTGATTATCCCGGAATACGACAGGCCCGAATTCACGAAAGCGCGGAGCGCGGCCGATCACCTGTGGTCGACCACAACAGACATTGGCGTTACGCCCACCACGGCGGACGGCTCGGAAGAGCCGGGAATGGACAAtatcctcctcggcgtcattGGAATCCTGGAGGCACTGCGCGGTGTCGACAACGTCCCGGGGTGGGTGCGCGCGGGCCACATCAACACGCCGGAAATGATCGCCGAGCACCCAAGCCACACGATTACGCTCGCTGACCTGccgagcgacgagggctTCGTGCCCTGGTTcaaggacgcggcggcgcacgcCTACTGGGTCAAACgtgggaaggaggcgctggcccgccgccgcattCCCGTGACGCACGGGCTCATGCGTGACGGGCACGGTGCTACACCCAAGCGCCTTGAGGCATACAAGGATGCGCTGGACCGCAGTGGCGCTGGTGTGGAGGGACGAGGGCGTATGCAGCGCAGCCGTGACCGGCAGCCGATAGACACCTGCCAGCCCCCGATCGTCCCCAGTGACGTTGAGGTTGCGGAGCTCCCTGATCAGACAGAAGACGCTACGAAGACGCGGTACAAGGGAAAGCAGAACAAGTCGAAGAAGCGTGAGCAGCGGAAGGGGCAGAAAGTACAGGCCGATATGGAGGCGGCCAACGCGGATCCGCGCAAGCTGCGTGAGGACAGCGTTTTGAGTGTCTCGGACGAGCCGCGCGACGACCTTCCCCCCGGGTCGGTGCCGTCGCCATTCTTCGTGACGTCTAGTGGGACCAACACCCCGAACTCGGACGGGCGCAGGTACGCGACGTGGGCGACTCAGCCCTCACGACCCCCCGaggcctcggcctcgcagGACCAAGCCCCGCGCACCTTGTCCCCATCTccggagcgcgacgagcgcgcatACTCTCCTTCCTTACCTGTGGATAGACTCGGATAG